Proteins encoded in a region of the Paenibacillus sp. W2I17 genome:
- a CDS encoding ABC transporter substrate-binding protein, which yields MGGLKKKKLWGSVSLVLALSLALAGCSGDNEKATTKDGKEVLNITAFIGTPNQAPAKDNRIYKKIQDELGVNLEMEFLVGDLQQKLGVMIAGGDFPDLITADTKLVSAGAVIPLEDLIEEHAPNLKKHFGKDWNRMKDSSDGHIYWLPNYGVYTGEFISNYYSGPAFWIQKSILKDAGYPTPKTLDDFTKLIRDYAAKNPTIDGQPTIGFTTLASDWRTFPLLNPPEHLTGHPNDGGVVVDDSGVATVFADKDISKRYYKELNNLYNEGLLDKEAFVQNYDQYLAKISSGRVLSMFDQHWNFQAGEDPLVAQGKIGQTYVGFPLVYDTSITDHYLDRPVINLNNGFGISKDAEDPVALIKFLDKLMDEKYQKLLSWGEEGVDYQVNEEGRFYRTPEQRTEQDDPAWRLVNKAEGFYAAAPKLEGTFEDGNAIGAINQPEEFYDNLKPEDKELLDAYGFKTWSDFFSPAPENPVYYPAWQVDLKEGSDAAVANKQMTDTSLKFLPKAIMSKPDEFDNIWTEYVDAYKKINVKSYEDRINEQLKWRIENWSVK from the coding sequence ATGGGGGGACTTAAGAAAAAGAAGCTTTGGGGTTCCGTATCACTCGTTCTGGCTTTGAGTTTGGCACTGGCAGGATGCAGCGGTGACAATGAGAAAGCGACTACAAAGGATGGGAAAGAGGTACTGAACATCACGGCCTTTATCGGAACGCCAAATCAGGCGCCAGCTAAAGATAACCGAATCTACAAGAAGATCCAGGATGAACTCGGCGTTAATCTTGAGATGGAGTTTCTAGTAGGTGATCTTCAACAGAAGTTGGGCGTTATGATTGCCGGGGGCGATTTCCCGGATCTGATCACAGCAGACACCAAGTTGGTCTCAGCGGGTGCGGTTATTCCGCTCGAAGATCTCATTGAAGAGCATGCACCTAATCTGAAGAAACATTTCGGTAAAGACTGGAACCGGATGAAAGACTCCAGTGATGGACATATTTACTGGTTGCCTAACTATGGAGTGTATACAGGGGAGTTCATTAGTAACTATTATTCTGGTCCTGCATTCTGGATTCAAAAGTCCATACTGAAGGATGCCGGGTACCCGACTCCTAAAACGTTGGATGATTTCACAAAGTTGATCCGTGATTATGCAGCCAAGAATCCAACGATTGATGGTCAACCGACGATTGGTTTCACTACATTGGCTTCAGACTGGCGGACGTTCCCTTTGCTTAACCCACCTGAACATCTTACGGGTCACCCCAATGACGGGGGCGTAGTCGTAGATGATAGTGGAGTCGCAACCGTTTTTGCCGACAAAGATATCTCCAAACGGTATTATAAAGAACTAAACAATCTGTATAACGAGGGATTGCTGGATAAAGAAGCCTTTGTTCAGAACTACGATCAATATCTGGCCAAAATTTCTTCGGGACGTGTGCTTAGTATGTTCGACCAGCACTGGAATTTCCAAGCCGGAGAAGACCCACTCGTAGCACAGGGGAAAATTGGCCAGACATACGTAGGCTTCCCGCTTGTCTATGATACAAGTATCACAGATCATTATCTGGATCGTCCGGTCATTAACTTGAACAATGGTTTTGGTATCAGTAAAGATGCTGAAGACCCTGTTGCACTTATCAAATTCCTCGATAAGCTTATGGACGAGAAGTACCAGAAGCTCTTGTCATGGGGTGAAGAGGGTGTAGACTATCAGGTGAATGAAGAGGGAAGATTCTATCGTACACCGGAGCAACGGACAGAGCAGGATGATCCGGCATGGAGATTGGTTAACAAAGCAGAAGGTTTTTATGCTGCGGCACCAAAGCTCGAAGGAACATTTGAAGATGGCAATGCAATTGGAGCGATCAACCAACCTGAGGAATTCTATGACAACCTCAAACCGGAAGATAAAGAACTTCTGGATGCATATGGCTTCAAAACGTGGAGTGACTTCTTCTCTCCTGCACCAGAAAATCCAGTGTACTATCCAGCATGGCAGGTCGATCTGAAAGAAGGCTCTGATGCTGCAGTAGCGAACAAACAAATGACAGACACTTCATTGAAATTCTTGCCTAAAGCAATCATGTCAAAACCGGATGAGTTCGATAACATTTGGACTGAATATGTAGACGCTTACAAGAAAATCAATGTCAAATCCTATGAAGACCGGATTAATGAACAACTTAAATGGAGAATTGAGAACTGGTCTGTTAAATAA